CCATGGACCCGCCTCCGGAAGGGGTAGAGGGGTCCTGATGGGGACAGAGAAGCCCGTGCTGGGGCCCAGAGGGGTCTCTGATGGAAGGGCGGGGGCCGTTCCTCGCATCTCCCCGCACCCCAGCCTTCCTTTGGCCGGTCCGTTCCGTTTGTGTGGCAGCTGAGCCGTGCCTGTCAGCCCGCGAGTGCGGGAGCCGGTACGCCTCTCTGGGTGTTTCTGGCAGCGGGTATATGTGCGAGCTTGTAGGAGAGCGTGTTCGTGTGTGGTGTTTCCCCTCCGTGTCTCTCAGAGATAGGATCCGCCCTCTCCTTTGCCCTGGTTTCCACCCCCCCCAACCAAATGTGCAGCTTCTCACCCacccacctgcacacacacagctGGGCCCTTTGGGGATGGGGGCTCGGACCACAACTTTAACGGGGAGGAGAGGTTCTTGGGGTTCCCTGAGTGGCTGACCCTTGGACGTGCCGGGCAGGAGTGGACCCAAGGAGATTTCCTCCCAGAAGCAGGCCCTTGGGGCAGGACCGACCAGAGTTGGGGCCATGCCTGGGGCCCCTGAATTCAAATAGAAAGTTAATTTGGGCAGGAGGGAGCTGCTCTGAGGCCTGTTGCCCTCCTGCCCGCTCTATTAATACAGATCCAGCTCTGCTGCCTGGCATCACCTATTTATAGCCTAGAGGCAGCCAGGCCACACCCCCTCATTGCAGGAGGCTGAGGGGCagaagagggggcagggagctcTCAGCTGTAGAAGCCAGGGCTGAGGGTCCCTGGGTGCCCACCGTCTCCTTGGGTGGGCCTGGCAGGATGGGCTGGAATCCACTCAGGCTCCACACCTCCGTCCAGACTGGGCTGTGTGATGAGGCTCCCATATccttccccaccctaccccaccccaccccttcccaccccttCTCACCATCAATCTAGAATTGAGTGGGTCTGTCTAGACCCTGCGAACTCGTTATTAATTAGCTTGTTAAAGGGctgaaagcagggggaggggccagcaggGCTCCTTCTGAAACAGCTGTGGTTGTAATTAGGTGTAAGTGTGGTTGGCTATTATTTCTTCCGGTTATGATTACTCTGGAATCAGCTCCTCTGATTGGTGGCTTGGTGGGGTAGGCTCCCCTCTCGCCTGACCACCCATCAGTCTCTAGAATTGTTGGTGCCCGCCGCTTGGGAGAGCCTCTGGGCGTGCCGGAGCGGTGGGTGGCTTTGCCCACTCCGGTTATGTGCTAGGGACTGCTCAGCTGGCTAGCCCCTTCCCCACCAGCGAGGGCTGGCTTCTGAGCttctcagtggggggcctgccaTGGTATCCACGTGGCCTGGATGccccttgcccttgtggcttgccTGAGCTGAACTGTCTCAGCGTCCAGGAATGTAGACTTCCCTGCCAGTCTTAGCTCAGACTGGCATGAAGCTTCGGGGGTGCCAAGTGGCACCAGATTGGGTCAATAGGCTGGGGGCATGGGTGTGGACAAGTTGGGAGGGTGGTTGTAGAGGGCCCTGGGCTCTGGTGTCTCCCAACACAGCATCTTTTGCAGGAATCCTGTAGCATGTCCAGGAGAAGGAGTGCCGTGAGCCAGGCTCAGGTACCCGTGGGCACACCTGCTGCTGTGCACACTCTTGGTGCCCCTGGCTACATTTTTGGcgcccacacaccctcccctcTCCATGGAGTCACACTTACTGGGCAGGACTGGGCTTGTGTCTGCTGCCTGGGAATGTGCTTGGCTGAGGCAGGGCCCATTGGCCCTCGGCTTGGCTGGATTCCAGAGAAGACCAAGGAGCGGGAAGACGTCAGGCCAGAGCGTGCTTTGTCCGAGAGAAAGAGGGTGATGGCTCTCCCTAGGCCACGCAATGATAAGGAGGGTGATAAGGAGTGGGAGCCAGGAAGCAAATTCTGGTTCCTCTGGGGGGCATCTAACTGATTCATGGGTTTTCCCTGTCCCCTGTCTCAGAGCTTTTTTTGATCCTGGAAATTGCTGCCTCTCAGACTGACTTTTCCACCCAAGGGGCAGATGGATGGATCATTGGTACAGCTTAGGGGGGACGTGGGCGACCGTGTTCTCTGAAGAACCTCCGTTTGCAGGATGCCCTCTCAGACATTGTCTTACTAACTCTGCAAGGTCCGTGGTTCTGTCCTCCTTTCTCTACCGAGAGAACCGGACTCCAAGGGGAAGTGACTTCACCCGAAGATCTCACCACTAGCAATGAGAGTTAGGACGTGGGACTCACACACCAGTGCTCTTTCCACACTGCCACTGTGGCACGCACAGTGCGGGGGGCAGGGCTCTCCGGAGCCTGCTAGTGCTTCGGGGTGACGCTGCCTCAGCCCTGTCTGCCTTTCTCAGCATTTGCTCTCTCTGTAGGCTGTATGTTGTGCCTGGGCCAGTCCACCTTCCTCCGCTTTAACCACCCAGCCGAAGCCAAGTGGATGAAGAGCATGATTCCGGCAGGGGGCCGGGCCCCAGGGCCCCCCTACAGTCCTGGCTCAGGTAGATGCCCAGTTGGGGCCGGGGGTTGGGTTGGCGGTACTCCTGGactgtcctcctccctgccccttccagcCGTGCTTGTGGTGTCAGGGCAGGACAATACCCACGATCTAGGCTTGCTGCCACCTGCCATTGGGCCGCGGGAGGAGGATGCCAGGCAGTCTGGCTACTGGGAGAGATCCAAGAAGTGCTGCTTGGCTGGGATTGGGGAATCATGTGCCCAAAGGGACAGAGGGCTCTGCCAGCCCCACTGCCCTGGAAGATGCCACCTCAGTGTCTGGGACCCTAACCACTAGGCGCCTCTGTGTCACCACTGGGAACCTCACCCTTGACGGCCttagggggaggagggaagccttAGGTAGAACCGGTGCAGGAGCTGGTGGGTCCCACCTGCTGGTGATTAGGTCTGtgggccctgcccctcccccagaccaAGCCAGCCGATTGCCCAGCGGACTGGCTGCAGATGGTGTGTGAATTGCCAAAGCTCAGAGGAGACTTGGTGCCTGTTGCAGGGGACCGGCGCCCCTGAACCCAGctgcctggggggtggggctgggtggagaccaggaggccgccagtGAGCCCAGCCCCCCAAAACTCTGCACGGGCATTCAGAGGGCTGTGGGATGGCAAGTGTCAGTGTGGTAATGGGACGGGTGTCCACCTGTGTCACCTGTGGCTGTCCGGTGAGCCCCTTGGGAGCCTGGGTTCCCAGCCCACACCCTGGCTGGCTTTACCGGGCTCTCACCCTCGCCTCGTCCTGCCACTCCCACTTTCGGGGCAGCGGTTCCAGGGGCTTCTGGTTGGTTGGCGAGGCCTGGGGCGGGGCAAAGGCAGGCTCCTGCTGGCGTGGCTTAATGGGCTGATAATTGGAGGCACTGATCTGCGGGCCAGCCTGGCTTCCCCTCCGACTGCACAGAGGGGTGTGGGGCACGCCTCCTGCCCAGCGCCGAAGGTTGGGTTTGTGTTTTCCCTTGGGTTCCGCTGCTGAGCTGGGAGGCCCTCCTGTCCTATTAGACtgggtccccccaccccagacttcTGGCCAGCTCCACAGCGTGCCCCCAGCCCTTTACAGAATGTCCGCCTGCCCTTCCTGAAGGAGAGGGTTGGGAGGCTCCGGAAGCCAAGGTAGGGAGGACCCTCCTCTCGGGGTGAGCCCACCACCAGCAGCCCTAGGAGTGCCCAGCATTGTTAGCAACCCTGCCGTGAGTCAGGAAACGTCGGAGCCAGCAGAACAGCCCCCATCCCCTTCCTCTATAGAGAGGGGAACTTAGGGCAGGTGATCTAAGGCTGCCCAGCAGGTCAGGGGCAGAGAAGCACCCAGATCACCTGGCTCCTCTGGCCCCTGCTAGGAGAAGGTCGGAGAGCACCCGCATTCTTGTGCACCTGTAGCTCCCCAGCGTTGAAGACGAGGGTCTGAGGCATCTTTGCATTTCTCACAGCAGAGTCCGAAAGCCTGGTGAATGGGAACCACGCCGCACAGCCTGCAACCCGGGGACCCTCCGCCTGTGCCAGCCACAGTTCGCTGGTGAGCTCTATTGAGAAGGACCTGCAGGAGATCATGGATTCCCTGGTGCTAGAGGAGCCTGGAGCTGCTGGCAAGAAGCCTGCCGCGATTTCCCCGCTGTCGCCCATGGCTAATGGTGGGCGCTACTTGCTGTCCCCCCCAACCAGCCCTGGTGCCATGTCTGTGGGCTCCAGCTATGAGAACACCTCTCCAGCCTTCTCTCCACTCTCCTCACCGGCCAGCAGTGGAAGCTGCGCCAGCCACTCACCCAGCGGGCAGGAGCCTGCACCTTCCATGCCCCCGCTGGTTCCCGCCCGTTCCTCCAGCTACCATCTGGCCCTGCAGCCCCCACAGTCCCGGCCGAGTGGTGCCCGCGCCTCTGAGAGCCCCCGGTTGGGTAGGAAGGGGGGTCATGAGAGGCCTCCGAGTCCTGGCCTCCGAGGTCTGCTGACAGACAGCCCTGCAGCCACCGTCTTGGCGGAGGCCCGCAGAGCCACTGAGAGCCCCCGGCTGGGAGGACAGCTGCCTGTGGTGGCCATCAGCCTGAGTGAGTACCCAGCTTCCGGTGCCCGAAGCCAACCCACCAGCATTCCTGGCAGCCCCAAGTTCCAGCCTCCAGTCCCTGCTCCCCGAAACAAGATTGGCACACTCCAGGACCGCCCTCCCAGCCCTTTCCGTGAGCTGCCGGGCACCGAGCGGGTGTTGACGACCAGCCCCTCGCGCCAGCTGGTGGGCCGAACCTTTTCCGACGGGTCAGCCACCCGCACCCTGCAGCCTCCCGAGAGTCCCCGCCTGGGCCGGCGCGGCCTGGACAGTATGCGAGAGCTCCCTCCGCTGAGCCCCTCTCTGTCCCGACGGGCACTCTCCCCCATGCCCACCAGGACGGCTCCAGATCCCAAGCTCCCCCGAGAAGTAGCAGACAGCCCCCGGCCCCGGCGCTGGGCCGCCCACGGGGCCTCGCCGGAGGATTTTTCACTGACCCTGGGGGCTCGGGGCCGGAGGACACGGAGCCCCTCACCCACGCTTGGGGAGTCCCTGGCACCCCGCAAGGGCAGCTTCAGCGGCAGGCTGAGCCCAGCCTACAGTCTGGGCTCTCTGACAGGGGCTTCGCCCCGCCAGAGCCCCCGCGCCCAGAGGAAGCTGTCCAGTGGGGACTTGCGGGTGCCTGTCACTCGGGAGCGGAAAAATAGCATCACGGAGATCAGTGACAATGAGGACGACCTCCTGGAGTACCACCGGCGCCAGCGCCAAGAACGGCTCTGGGAGCAGGAGATGGAGAGGCTGGTGAGCGGATGCCGCGGAGGCACGACTGTCCACAGCGGAGTCTCTGCCAGGGCGCGGGCAGGCCAGCTGGCCGGGTGGTGGGGGGGCTGCTTGGAAGGGCCTGGGTTTCTCCCGCTTTTCTACTTCCAGGGGACACCTTAGTGACCTGTAGCTCCAGGGTCTGGTGCCCTGAAGAACTTTGCTTGCAGTCTCAAAGTCTTTATTTTAAGTTCctgttaattttgctttttttgataACACAGCATTTGTTTTAATGTATAAATTGAATTTTGTGTTATTGACCTATGACAAAGCTATAGGAAAACGCACCATATTTCTGGTGAGGCTTTGCACCTCTCAGTCTGAGAAGCCGGTCTTAGTGATGAcgaggctgaggcccagagaggggaataggtgtgtccaaggtcacacagcaagttctGGCAGAGCAGGAATTGCAATCTCCTGTCTTTCCAagccttgtttttttatttttttatttttatttttttttagaaaagcccctttttcttgagaaaatttccttctttctttctttcttcttcttcttcttcttttttttttttccaaatgggtGGGAGCTGCTCACTGTGGCCCAGGCAGGATCATCTGGGAAGGTGGGTGGCAGGGAAGGGCGGCCCCAGGCCTGTGCGACTGTGATTGTGTGCATTGGCGTGCACGCATGTGGTTGCATTTGGGGGCCGGGTGTGGCTCTGGGCAGCTGTCCTGGAGGCGGCATCTGAGCTGGGTGGGGGCCAGGATTCCCCGGATAGCGGATAGTGCAGGGAGCTCATGGGGGCTCTACCCGAGGACAGGAGAATGGATTGTGAGCAGTACGGGGTTGCTGGGGGCCCCAGCGACCCTGAGATTGGTTTGAGGAGGAGAACCAGAAATGAGGTTTGTCTGGAAGGCTTTTCAGAAGAGGTTGGGACCGCTTTGGGTGAGGTGAGGGCGCCGGCCAATGTGTTTGTGTCctgtctggggagagaggagaccAATGAGGCCGGATCCCAGTGTTTTCTGGTGCTCTATCTCGTCTTCACTGTTGTTGCCTTGGCCTGGAGGAACATGCTTGGACCACCCTGGGGGCTCAGCCTGGAATGGGAGCAGTGAATCTGGGAAGGCAGAGTGAGGGCCCCAGCCTCCCCACGCCCAGGCAGCAGGGCACACCTCATCGCTAGCCCTGACCTGTCCCACCTGCCACTTTAAATCTTGGAGACTGCCCGCCTGGCCCTTCCCACTTCCAGCCAGCTGCTTATCTGGGtcctggggcaggggcggggcacTGGCCCAGCTTCCCCGGGTGCTGAGGCTCtgttcctggttttgtttttgacatgGACCTGAGGAGGCGGCAGGAGAGAAGCTGGGTACGTGTCTGGGGTCCCGGTCACACTGTGCAGTGAGAGACCCCTGAGGTTGAGGTCCCCTGCAGGACCGTGGGCACCTGGAGGGGGTGGAGCTTCACGACTCTGGTGctgtggaggagagagggagccaCAGATTGTGAGCCTGATTGCACAGTCCCTCCTTGACCCCATGGGCCCCTGAGAGGTATCTGGCTGGGGCTGTTCGTGGGGTGGGAGTGGATGGTGGCAGGCACTCGGAGCGCTCATGGCTGGGCCTGGGTGCTCAAGGGCGGGCAGCAACTCACCTGGCTGGTGAGACGTGGGGGGCTGCCTTAGTGCCTTATGGCtgggtgggcaggaggagggccGTGTCCCAGGTCTGTTCGGCCTGCTGTACAAAGGCTGAGCCCAGTGTTGCAGGAACCTGAGCTCCCCAGCTGCCTGTGGGCCTGTTTTCCCACCCCGTCTAGGTCTGTGCCCACCTGTCTGCACGCTAGACTGTGTTTATCGGCGTGAGTGTGTGCCGGCGTGCGTCCGTGCATGCCAGGGCTGGTGTCTGTGTGGGCCTGCCTGAGTGTATGCACAGAGCACGCACGTGTTGTGTCCTTGTGGGTCaggactggtgtgtgtgtgtgtgggggggtctgtGTACCTTTGTGTGTGTAGACGGCTGTGGATCCAAGTCAGCCCGAGCACCTGCGTGTCTGTCAGCATCTCCTTGTGGTCCTTAGCCTGCTCCCTGGCTTGGGTTGCTGCGTGTCCCCAAGGAAGCCCCCTTGGAACAGAAcgaagagggaaaggaaacaggaagaTGGGAGTGGCCAGCCACGTGGGCAGGTGGCACAGTGGCCTGGTTCCTCCTGCCTGCTCCTGGGAAACCCTCCTTACCTTTGCTTCCTCCAGCCTTGGGTTTGGGGCTCTCTTGACTTCCTTCTGAGCCCCTAGAACCTAGGTCCTAGTTCTCTCTTCTGATGGCTCGCTGAGCCTCGCTGCAGCTCCACGAGGACCcgacctccctccttccctccctctcatgCCCTGCTCTGTGCACCGTCCCCAGGAACGCCAGCGCCTGGAGACCATCCTGAACCTGTGCGCCGAGTACAGCCGGGCCGACGGGGGTCCTGAGGCTGGGGAGCTGCCCAGCATTGGGGAAGCCACTGTAGCGTTGGCGCTGGCAGGCCGGAGGCCCTCCCGAGGCCTTTCAGGGGCCACTGGGAGGAACGCCGAGGAGCCTGGAGGGGCCACCCAGCGCCTGTGGGAGTGTGTGGAGCGCTCGGACGAGGAGAACCTCAAGGAGGAGTGTAGCAGCACGGAGAGCACCCAGCAGGAGGTGGGgcggaggggcacctggtgaGAGGGGCTGGGTCCGACCCactggggggcagtggggggcagaggaggcCTCCATGGTGGAGGCCAAGGCTCAGTGTGGGGGAGGTAACCGAAGGGGCAGGTTTGGAAAGAGACTGGGTAGGAGAGGTGTAGAAGTGAGGCCGTCCTGGTGCATTTCCCAGGCTATAGAGATGCTTTCTGACCCTCCTTTCCTTGGGGCGTCCTCCAGGCCTGGCCCTCAGTGGTGAACCTCCGCTGCCTTTACCTGAGCGGGTGCGGCTTCCCTTGCAGGGAGGGGAGTTGGCTTCCTTTCTCAGTCTAGCTACCCCTTCCAAGAGCCCTGAGGAATGGGGCTCCATTCCTGGAGTCTGATGGGGGAAGGCTCCAGGCTTCCACAGCTGatggcctccctccccaccagcatGAAGATGCCCCTGGCACAAAGCTCCAAGGAGAGGTGCTGGCCCTGGAAGAGGAGCGGGCCCAGGTGCTGGGGCGCGTGGAGCAGCTCAAGGTCCGCGTGAAGGAGCTGGAGCAGCAGCTGCAGGAGTCGGCCCGAGAGGTGAGCCAGGAGGGCCCGGGCCTCGCTCCTCCTCGCGCAGCATGAAGGCCTCCGGAGCGGCCGGAGATCACCCGCCCTGACGGGCCTTGCTGTGGACCTCGGTGTCGCCCCCAGGCTGAAATGGAGCGAGCACtgctgcagggggagagggaggctgaGCGGGCGCTGCTGCAGAAGGAGCAGAAAGCAATGGACCAGCTGCAGGAGAAGTTGGTGACGTTGGAGGCCGGCatccagaaggagagggacaaggtaACGCACAGCTGGCCTGGCCCGGGGCTGGCTCCTGGTGGCCTGGGAGCGGGGCAGTGCCTCCTCTAGGCCTCCTACCCCTTCCCTCATCAGCCATCCTGCAGACCTGGTGGTGCCTGTGTCGCCTGGGGCAGGGGACCTTGTCTTCTGTGGAAGGTACCAGCTTGAAGGGCACTgtcaggggctgggctggggtctggGATCTCCTCTGTCTGGGTCTCTGTGCTACCTCTGGGCGCCTGCCATTCGTGGTTCTTCGTGGCCCTTCTAGGCAGTGCCAAAGCCACTTCTGGGGCAGTGAGCACAGCTTGAGGGGCTGGTGCTGGGAAGTGGTTCGGGATGGGGTCCTTCCATCAAGAGAACGTTTCCCTCCGGGCATGCCTTGGGtgctcaggatgtgatctctggGAGATGGCCCTCACGTCTCTGCTTCCCCAGAGCCTTCAGGAACTGCAGCCTCCCGTCCCAGGTGGTCCCAGCTCCCGCCCCTGCCCCGTCAGAGTCCGTGCCAGCCTGCAGGGGGCGCTCCGTCCCACAGCGGCCCTGCCGCCAGGCCCCAGATGCTCAACCACATACCAGAAGCTAGAGTGTGGAGAGGGGCCACCTCTTTCTGGACTGGACAGTATTTTTTCCAagaattaattttccttttgaattttttgagagcATCTTCCTCCTATCCCAGTTTTGAGagtcttaaaaattctttgacaccgccccctcccccatttttaaatttaattaaaaaaaatttttttttggagctTTGGTTCTGGCCCCCAAAACCACACTCCCAAATTCTGTGCCAAAATTAACTCCATGCTTACCAATCGGGCCTGCACTAACGCCCCCTCTAATCACTGTCCTGGGTTCTCCGCATGCCCCTAACTGCCGGTGCCACCCAGGCAGGGCTGAGCCACGCCTGCTTTTATACTAACTCCAGGGGCACCGCTGTGCCCTTGACCTCTCCCCACCTAATTCTACCTCCTTCCTTTCTTGGTGTGGGACTCCAGGGTTTTGATCAGAAAGGAATGGACGGGGCACAGCTCAAGTTTACTTGGTGGTGCattgggaggaggggtagagcTTGGGGGAAATGCCTGGCTGAGAGCTCCTCAGCCTGAAGAGCGCCCCCCTTTGGAAGAGCCCCTGGGCACTGCCTCCATAGATTGTGGGTGGTTTCCTACACAGCAGGGAAAAAGCTGGCTGTCCGCCAGCCATCcgcctcccttccctctcttccttccggAGCAGCCGAGGGTCTGGAGGTGCAGCTGGGGTGATGTGGCCCGTGGAGGGCTTGGACAGGTTCCCAGTGCCACACCGTGGCTGCCCTTCATAGCTTCCCCCACTGGGGTTTCCCAAATTGAAATATGCCAGCCAGAGGGTAGGAATGGGTaggcctctccctttctcccacccCTGATCCATCTGGAACATAGGGTGTTGTAAAGACTGAGTCCAAGGAAGGGGAATTGCTTGGACCCCAGGAACTGGGCTGATTGGGTCCTCCTCTCCCtagatggggggtgggagggtgggtgggttGGGAGGGCGGGGCAGGATCCCATAGAGGGACTTACTTCAAGTAAGCTCAGCATTTCCGAGGGAAGCTGCCTAACTTTATGTCTCACTGATCTGGCATCGCCTGGAGTCTAGGACTTTGCCTTCTTCCTGGACCCAGTTATttgaggtggggggggcagggggaggaggtaGTGGCCGTGGGGAGGGTTCACTCAGCTTTCCTCCCCAGCCCATGGCCCCactctggttttggaatcagtaATCATAGTTTCTCCTCTGCCTGTCCTTCGGAGGGGTGACTCACCAGATCCACCCCTCGTCCCCCTTCCCGCCCTCAGAGGTGTCATCTCGCCCCAGACAGAGCTATGTACCTCCTCTCTGTACCCACTCCTGGGGCTCCTGTTGCCACGGCAACGGCCAGCCGAACTAATTGCAACCCTCATCCCGCTGGAGTTCAGCCTGCAGTGCCCCAGCCCCCCACATCCACcttgggcaggagggagggaggcccagggagTTGGGCTGGGGTCCCCGCTGCCCTGCACTGCCCCAAGCTTTAATATCTCCTGCTGTGAGTCACGACTTAACCCTCACCGGCTCTACCCTTTGCCCCAGGGTGAAATTTTGGTCTCCAGGCGGCGGCAGGGGGAGAAACAGCAGCCAGAGGCTGGGTGTTTGTGACGGGTTTGGAGAGAAAACAGAGGGCTTTTCTTCGGACCCCCCCCAAACAGTTTCTAGTCCAGGGGACTCCAAGAGACCAAAATTTCTGCCCGAGACCCGCTCCTCTGGCTGTCTCACGCGGCCCGTGCACCTGCGAGTGTCCTGTCTCCCACGGCAGCTCCTGGCCTCTCCCGCTCATCACCTCTTCCATGcgccttcccttctctcttcctctctcctctggcttatcctcctctgctcctccttggcttcttccccctcccccaccccctccctgctggctctctctctcctgccccagccgcaccccccaccccccacggccGCACAGCCCGCGGGCCGGAGTTGAGGAGTGTGTGTTCTGTTTCTCCCCTGTGCCCGCcctccccccccctcccgccGACCAGGAGAGGGCGGAGCTGGCCGCGGGACGGAGGCACCTGGAGGCCCGCCAGGCGCTCTACGCCGAGCTCCAGACGCAGGTCGATAACTGCCCCGAGTCAGTGCGGGAACAGTTACAGGAGCAGCTGAGAAGGGTCAGTTTCACCAGCCCCCCTTCCCTGGCCCCGAGGGCCACCCACCCAGAAGAGAGGAGAGCAGTGGGACGGGACCACCTGGGCCCTGCAGTACCTGCCGGACACCAGGGTTGGTGCTGTGGCCTGGAGGGGACAGGGCAGGATGGGGGGAGTGCTTCTCTCCTTTCTGCTACTCCAGGCGTTGAGGCCCCCTGCAAGGGGCAGAGCCAAGGAGAGGAAAGGGGGTTAGGGGGGGTAAGGTCCCTTCCCCGATTTCCCTGGGGCCAGCCCTCAGAGCTCCCACCTCTGTGGCCTGGACTTCCAGGCCCGGAGCTGTATCCTGCGCACCACCTGACCCCCTCTGTCACTGTTGTTCAAGGAGGCCGAGGCCCTGGAGACAGAGACAAAGCTGTTCGAGGACTTAGAGTTCCAGCAGCTGGAGCGGGAAAGCCGAGTGGAGGAGGAGCGGGAGCTGGCGGGCCAGGGGCTGCTCAGGAGCCAGGCCGAGCTTCTCCGCAGCATCACCAAGAGGAAGGTGTGTTCCGCTCCATCCTCTGGGGGGAGGGACACCTTAGGGCCAGGTTGGGGGGTTGGTGGCCAACGAACTGGATCCCAGCTGATGATCCCCTATAAAAGCTAATtttacctttctgagcctcagtttccctctctgcaAAACAACGGGCTGTGGAGAGAATGCAGCAGGACAGCATATGGGGACAGCATGGGCTCTGAGGGTGGCAGGCAGGGTGGGCAGCAGCAGCTGTCAGCGACCGTGGGCTCCCAGTGGAGAATGGACAGGGTTCCCACTTGGAGCCGGCCCTGGTTGGGCAGAGAAATGAGAGGTTCAGacgggggaggaggaggctgggggaggcttGCTGCTGCCCTTGCAGGTCTCTCTGTCTGGTGGGCGTGCTGGGAAACATACAAGGACCTGGGATCTGGACACTGACCCAGCCAGGGGTTTTAGGAAGCGTATCCCCTAGGTTCCAGCTATGGCTCAGCCTTAGCTCTGCTGAGCCAGAAAGCAAGGGGATTGTGGATGGTGTCCTCACGGGTTCTGGAGCTCCAGAGGCGGTgatcctctgctcctgctctcagcCAGACCAGAACAGGGCgatggggcaggggtgtgtgtgtgtgtgtgtgtgtgtgtgtgtgtgtgtgtaatacatTTGGGAGGAGGAAGCTGTTAAATCAGGGAGGAGAACAGGGAGGATGGTTGGCAGCTCACATGCCTGCGGCTGAGACAGCTGAAGTGAGTGGGCGGGAGGTGAGGGCAGGGAGCTCAGGGGAGGCTGGCGTCTTGAGGGCTAGCCTGAGCCTGGTGGTATGTGGGGAGCTTCTGGACCTCCCCCTGCGCCCGGAtcccttgcccctctccctgagtTTCTCTGCCTTCCAAATGCATCTGCTTCTGGATGTGagacagatggaaggaaggaagcgaGCATTTCCCGAGCACGAGGGTGTGTGCCAGGAGGCTTTCTTGGGTTAGCTTATGCCAACCTCACGATGGTCTCACAGGCCAGTGATCTTATCCTTGTTTCATAGACAAAGAAACAAGGGCTCCAAGAAGCCCCATGTCTGCCCCACACCTCAGCTTACAAGCTTCAGAGTCAGCATCAGACCCCAGACCTGCCTGGCCTGGAAATCTCTCTTCCTTACGCTGTACTGCCCTGGGGTCAGGGGCtggccctcccccagcctcttccttttcccttcggAGAGGATGCAGCAGG
The genomic region above belongs to Neovison vison isolate M4711 chromosome 7, ASM_NN_V1, whole genome shotgun sequence and contains:
- the PHLDB1 gene encoding pleckstrin homology-like domain family B member 1 isoform X6, with amino-acid sequence MRNVCGVQPGGGGNPGDKSWEPWSPRTMDALNRNQGGPGCKTQAMVKKGPLDLIETGKGLKVQTDKPHLVSLGSGRLSTAITLLPLEEGKTVIGSAARDISLQGPGLAPEHCYIENVRGTLTLHPCGNICSIDGLPVRQPTRLTQGCMLCLGQSTFLRFNHPAEAKWMKSMIPAGGRAPGPPYSPGSAESESLVNGNHAAQPATRGPSACASHSSLVSSIEKDLQEIMDSLVLEEPGAAGKKPAAISPLSPMANGGRYLLSPPTSPGAMSVGSSYENTSPAFSPLSSPASSGSCASHSPSGQEPAPSMPPLVPARSSSYHLALQPPQSRPSGARASESPRLGRKGGHERPPSPGLRGLLTDSPAATVLAEARRATESPRLGGQLPVVAISLSEYPASGARSQPTSIPGSPKFQPPVPAPRNKIGTLQDRPPSPFRELPGTERVLTTSPSRQLVGRTFSDGSATRTLQPPESPRLGRRGLDSMRELPPLSPSLSRRALSPMPTRTAPDPKLPREVADSPRPRRWAAHGASPEDFSLTLGARGRRTRSPSPTLGESLAPRKGSFSGRLSPAYSLGSLTGASPRQSPRAQRKLSSGDLRVPVTRERKNSITEISDNEDDLLEYHRRQRQERLWEQEMERLERQRLETILNLCAEYSRADGGPEAGELPSIGEATVALALAGRRPSRGLSGATGRNAEEPGGATQRLWECVERSDEENLKEECSSTESTQQEHEDAPGTKLQGEVLALEEERAQVLGRVEQLKVRVKELEQQLQESAREAEMERALLQGEREAERALLQKEQKAMDQLQEKLVTLEAGIQKERDKEAEALETETKLFEDLEFQQLERESRVEEERELAGQGLLRSQAELLRSITKRKERLAVLDNQAGQIRAQAVQESERLAREKNASLQLLQKEKERLTVLEGRYHSLTGGRPFPKTTSTLKEMEELLPPAVDLEQWYQELMAGLGTGPPAASPRSSPPPLPAKASRQLQVYRSKMDGEATSPLPRTRSGPLPSSSGSSSSSSQLSVATLGRSPSPKSALLAQNGTGSLPRNLAATLQDIETKRQLALQQKGQQVIEEQRRRLAELKQKAAAEAQCQWDALHGAAPFPPGPSGFPPLMHHSILHHLPAGRERGEEGEHAYDTLSLESSDSMETSISTGGNSACSPDNMSSASGLDVAKIEEMEKMLKEAHAEKSRLMESREREMELRRQALEEERRRREQVERRLQSESARRQQLVEKEVKMREKQFSQARPLTRYLPIRKEDFDLKTHIESSGHGVDTCLHVVLSSKVCRGYLVKMGGKIKSWKKRWFVFDRLKRTLSYYVDKHETKLKGVIYFQAIEEVYYDHLRSAAKSPNPALTFCVKTHDRLYYMVAPSAEAMRIWMDVIVTGAEGYTQFMN